ACCAGTTCGAGAACTTCATCGAGGGGAACTCCAATTCTTTCGCGCGCGCGGCCTGCCTGGCCGTGGCCGACGTCTCACGCCGCTGTCCGTGGAATCCGCTGCTCATTTATGGCGGTACGGGACTCGGCAAGACTCATCTGTTACAGGCTATTGGCAATCGTGCGGCGACCCGCAACAAGCAACATCGAGTCTTGTATGCCTCTTCGGAGCGTTTCACCCAGGATTTCATTCGCTCGCTGCAAACCCGCCACACCACGGACTTCTCGCATCAGTATCGTTCGATTGATCTGCTTCTCGTAGATGACATTCAATTCTTCGCCTCGAAAGAGCGAACGCAGATTGAATTCTTCCACGCCTTTAACACTTTGTATCAGAAAGGCAAACGGATCGTCCTCACGGCCGATCGTCCGGTTTCCGAGCTTGCCGGTTTCGACAAGCGGTTGATTTCCCGTTTCGATTCAGGGCTCGTGACCAACATCGAGCCTCCCGACTACGAAACTCGCGTGGCCATTCTCATGCACCGCGCCGAGACCGACGGATTTCCGATCACTCGCGACGTGGCCGACTTCCTCTCCTCAACCGTTACATCGAATATCCGTGATCTTGAGGGTGCGTACGTTACGCTGACGGCCCGTTGCCAGCTCATGCGCTTGCCTCCCACTGTCGAGCTGGCCCACGAAGTGTTGAGGTCGCGTTCCGGTCAGAACGGCTTTCGCCCTCCGGCCGAACGAATTCTGACCGTCGTCGCGGATCACTTCGGTCTCAGTCCCGATGTGCTGCGTAGCAAGTCCCGCAAAAAGGAAATTGTCGTGCCGCGCATGATCGCCATGACACTCATGGCGGAGATGA
The sequence above is drawn from the bacterium genome and encodes:
- the dnaA gene encoding chromosomal replication initiator protein DnaA, with protein sequence MPPVEVPEAFQLWQSVLQAIQDHVPEQSFATWIRPLIPQRLESNSLTLAVPSQFHREWIESHYVANLEAVLADLRGEPIHVKLQVSSQPAATSAPPLPRVTAPRPVPESEFDSHLNHRYQFENFIEGNSNSFARAACLAVADVSRRCPWNPLLIYGGTGLGKTHLLQAIGNRAATRNKQHRVLYASSERFTQDFIRSLQTRHTTDFSHQYRSIDLLLVDDIQFFASKERTQIEFFHAFNTLYQKGKRIVLTADRPVSELAGFDKRLISRFDSGLVTNIEPPDYETRVAILMHRAETDGFPITRDVADFLSSTVTSNIRDLEGAYVTLTARCQLMRLPPTVELAHEVLRSRSGQNGFRPPAERILTVVADHFGLSPDVLRSKSRKKEIVVPRMIAMTLMAEMTSLSLKAIGSHFGGRDHSTVIHARDTILDRRNAGDEDIIRTLKTLRQKVNPLTHPSGLT